CTTGTTCTGTTGGCCTGTCCAGCACTTGGGAAGGAGCAGTGTTTGGCCGAGCAGGCTCCTCTGGTTGCTGATGACATTCCGTGGAGGCTGGCTGGCATTATCCATCATATCCagagtcctcctctctgccactgtcaccagGGAGTCCAGCTTCATGCTGACTTCATGTGTCcttggatgccccccccccccccaaccaacaTCTGCAGAAGGTTGCTGCAGGCAGTGAAGTACCACAGTCTCCTTAGGAAGCACATCCTGCTTTGTGTCTTCCCGTACAGGTGACTGGTGTGTGGTCCAGTCCAGTTCATTGCCCGAGGTGTTTGTAAGAGTCCGAGCAGGACAGGAACAGGACCTGGCGGTCCTGGTCTGGACCTCCAACATCAATAAGCACCTCCTTTgtgttggaggtgttgagctgtaGGTGGTTGGTGCAGCAGTCTGATGCTCCTCTCATCCCACCAtggatggaggtcagaggtcagggcagCACCAGTCTGATGCTCCACTCATCCCACCAtggatggaggtcagaggtcagggcagCACCAGTCTGATGCTCCTCTCATCCCACCAtggatggaggtcagaggtcagggcagCACCAGTCTGATGCTCCTCTCATCCCACCAtggatggaggtcagaggtcagggcagCACCAGTCTGATGCTCCACTCATCCCACCAtggatggaggtcagaggtcagggcagCACCAGTCTGATGCTCCTCTCATCCCACCatggctggaggtcagaggtcagggcagCACCAGTCTGATGCTCCTCTCATCCCACCAtggatggaggtcagaggtcagggcagCAGCAGTCTGATGCTCCACTCATCCCACCatggctggaggtcagaggtcagggcagCACCAGTCTGATGCTCCTCTCATCCCACTatggctggaggtcagaggtcagggcagCCAGTTGATGGAAGGTTCTGGATCAGAATTCTATTCTGAACAACAATTCGAGCACCTCCAGTCAAATATATATTGCAGTGTGAGGTCATTCTTATTCTGTTTTTTGCTCATTTAATCATTAGTTTCTCAAAAAGTCGAGAAAAAATATTTGGAGGAAAATATTTTGCAGGCCTTTTACTTTTTATTTGAACAATTTAAGGATGGGTAGAATTCTTTGTCGTCTGTTTACAGGAGTGGTTGCTGTGAATACAGGTGAAGTTCCATCACCACTGACATTTAGGTggtgttgctatgacaaccgTTGTTGGTGTTTGGCTTTTAGGGCGTGTCTGCAGCTGGTCAGGTGGTGTCGCTGAAGCTCCTGCTGATTGATGACCTCACTGAGAAAATCAATGAACATCTGCCCCCACAGATCCGAATCTTGGGTGAGTTGACTCCTCCCACGCCGACTTCATTTACCAGATCTATTGATCTGTCCACAACATGACTGAAATAAATGATGGTCTGATCTTCTCCATGTGTCTCTTCTCAATAACAGCCTTATATGAGCAGCTACAGATGTTGGATCCACAAATGCAAAGCGCCAGATCTGCACAAACCATGATTTTAATCTCGTACTTTCTTCTTTTGATAGGTGTGAAACGGGTAACTCAGGGCTTCAATTCCAAAAACAACTGTGATGCTCGTACGTATGCGTACATGCTTCCAACTGTGGCCTTTTCTCCAAAAGACTTTGATGCCGCTGGAACTGCCCCCAGCTTCCGCCTGCAGCCGGAGACGCTGCAGAGGGTCAATCACCTGTTTGCTCACTACAAAGGGACCCACAACTTTCACAACTTCACCTCACAGAAGGCCCCAAACGACCCAAGTGCCCGTCGCTACATCACGCACATGTTGTGTGGCGAGCCTTTCATTCGTGGTGACACGGAGTTTGCTGTGATCACCGTGCGGGGTCAGAGCTTCATGCTACACCAGATCCGAAAGATGATCGGCCTGGTAATTGCCGTAATAAAGGGTTACGCTGGAGAAGAGGTCATGGAGCGCAGCTGGGGGCCGCAGAAGGTGGACGTGCCCAAAGCTCCGGGCCTGGGTCTCGTTCTGGAGAAAGTCCACTTTGACCGCTACAACAAGCGGTTTGGTGGAGACGGGTTGCATGAACGGCTGGagtgggaggagcaggaggaggctgtcCAGGCCTTCAAGGAGGCCTACATCTACCCAACCATCATGGAGACGGAGCGTCAGGAGGGTTCCATGGTCAGCTGGATGAACACACTTCCCATCCATGACTTTGAAGCCAGTGCGGGTGAAGCCCAAGACGGATGCCGTCTCCAACCACGGCCTGAATCCACCAACGGAGTAAAATGCACTCGCACGTTATAGCAAATATCACTTTGTTCACATGATTCTTTATTGCTGCTGAACTCGCAGTGACTGAATATTTTCAGCCGTGCTGGAGTCAGTCTGGCAGCTGTTAAATACATCCACAGCTTCCAGTTCTGGACTGTGATACTTGTGTTATACTCACATTAACTGGGCCCTCTCTTGCGGGCCGAGCTGTCCCCGACCGCCTCGCACTCACGGAGCAAACTGCCTCATATTCCTCCCACACCGTATATCGTATCAAGCACCCTCATTAAAACTTGTGCTAAAGCTAACCTCTTCCAACCCTGCCATGAAGGGGGCGTTCAAAGGGGACACttttacagccccccccccccccacgtatGTTCAGTCAGCTGGTGGAGAATGAAAATGCCTGAAAAGGCTCCGTTTGGATGTCTGTCAGACGGTCACACCGTGAATAGTCCCACGTTTGTGCTGGTATCTGCCCCATAAAACCACAGCTctctgtttaaccctaacccctaaccctaaccctactaaccctctaaccctaaccctactaaccctctaacctaacccgacgaacccgaaccctcgaaccctaacccgcgaaccctaacccgactaaccctctaaccctaacccctaaccctaaccctctaaccctaaccctctaacctactAACCCtacaaccctctaaccctaaccctctaacctactAACCCtacaaccctctaaccctaaccctactaaccctaactctctaaccctaaccctaactctaaccctaaccccctaaccctactaaccctaaccctactaaccctaaccctactaaccctaaccctattaaccctcggcttttgggttagggttagtagggttagagggtttgggttagagggttagtagggttaggggtagtagggttagagggttagggttagggttagagggtttgggttagagggttagtagggttaggggtagtagggttagagggttaggggtagtagggttagagggttaggggtagtagggttagagggttagggttagtaaggttagagggttagggttaacccaccATGCTTGATCCTTCACTTTTATCAACCAGTGAACGTCAGTGACTTTCATTTTGACATCATGGAGCCATGTTAAGCTTAGAGAAATGAACTTATTCTGAGGAGGAGCATAACATGTTAGATCCTTTATATTCATCATGattattatttctgtttttctttacaGGACATTGTCAACGAAGGCCACATTTCTGATTAGAAGAACCAGAGTTTGCTGACCATGTTTGTGCTAAAATCGACCAATATGGCCATTTTTTATGTTAGTTTTTTCATTTCAATTGTTTCTGTATCCAAAAGTATGAAAGCAACAGTGACATCATAACAAGAGACCGTTGGATCCCATAGAGCGCCTGTAATTCCCACCTTCTTTAAGAAGTCTCTGATTAGAGTTGGGATCGTGACTCTGCCACAACCGGACCGGAACCCAGCGGCCCGTgactgagaggagccctgactGGCTCCAACGGCGGCGACCAGAGACTCACACCAGCTTTATGGTCTGTTGATGAGGGTTTTGGCGTCATGCTCCGTGCCGACATGAAGGAGCTTTAAGTTATCCGATCTGAGCTGCGGTCAGGGGGGGGGTTCCCTTTGCCCTCCGGACTGAGAACGTTTGCTTTTTACAGTGGTCTGCGGCTCACGTTGATCCTCACTCTGTTGCTGACTCGATTAAAAGTACCGTCAAAAAAGTGACCGAACCATCAATGGAGCGACTCGGTGCCATCTTCACAGTGAAGGCTGAATAAAAGCGACTGACATGAATCAAGAGCAGTGCATCATATCATGGTTGTTTAAAGGAAGAAATCAAGCCTCCCTCATCAtgaggcagctgctgcttccacatgCAGAATGTCTTCAGTTTTCACGAAGCACCGGCAGCTGAAGAGAAACGGATCCTGGTTCTGATCCGGACTTTGTCATGATGATGTTTGAAATCATAATGAAACCTTTTAGGTTGTGCAGAGTTTGGGGAGAATCTGTTGGAAGCTTTGAATGTTAGTATAATATAAAGCTCGGGGTCATTTTCCTAGTTTTTCCAGGAAGTTTAGAAGAGGAAATAAAATGTTTGATGAAGTATATTGAAGTGGTGTTATTGATTATTAATGGCATATATTGAGTACCGAGTATGTATGAACATCGGGGTGAACTGATCGAAGGAGTTATGTTGGTTGTACTGTAGATGTTTCTTCATGTTTGGGTTGATTCTCATCAAGTTATTCTATATTTCAAATATAGAGAAGCACTCGTGTCTGCGTTTGAGAGATGTGGGCAACTGTGGTGGCTGAAAGGAATTCACCTCCCAaagaaggtgctgctgctgtcaggccTGGCTTTATCTTTATTTCTTGCACAACAACAATAGAGACAGAGACAATTTGCAGATAAAGTCATAGTTAAggatatccaaggtagttttctatgttaGTTAAGGATAGTTATTCCCTAAACCTTTTTTATTTCAagctttttctatttttttccagccctaaccctataaaaaaggcacatttaaTTTCAGAAGCGTCGTGAAGGAAGCCGAATATTagacacaaaaagcaacaaaagatTCTGGGGAAAATCAGATGGCTGTTGTCGTTCAGCCTCCAGCTGAAAGGGGGCGCGATAACATTTAGGAATGCTAAATGTTATTGATTAATAATGCTGGTGTTCGCAGTAGTACCGCACGGTGTCACTGCTGTATAGTTGTCATTGATTTTGAATGATCACAATTTGATTGGTGGTTTAAAACATGTACGCTGTGTCGGGTCACGTGACAAACACGTGACTGACGCGTCAGTCAGAAACATGGCGCCGGTTTCCAGGAAGCGCCACGTGAGTTCAGCAGTGGCGGAACAACAAACGGATAAAAGAGTTAAAATCGAACCGAACCACAAAGTAGAGGAAATTTTACAAAGTAAAAAACATGCGAATGCGGTTTACGACATCTTCGAGCTCCTGCAGGTAAAGTCAGTCCGCAACAGCGGAGGAGAactttgtaaatattatttatCTGCCATGTTTGTGATCACAGAAACGTTTACAGTCGTTTCCTGGATTTCCTCCGAATATTTGTCGGAGCTACTTGTACGTTTTCGAATTAAATGGATTAAAGTTCAGTCAGTCGGGCATGTTGGCACGTGGCGGCCAGTTAGCGTCCGGGATGGGTCGCGTCCCGGCTGGGTCGCGTCCCGGCTGGGTCGCGTCCCGGCTGGGTGGCGTCCGGGCTGGGTGGCGTCCGGGCTGGGTCGCGTCCCGGTTGGGTGGCGTCCCGGCTGGGTGGCGTCCGGGCTGGGTCGCGTCCCGGTTGGGTCGCGTCCGGCTGGGTCGCGTCCGGCTGGGTCGCGTCCGGCTGGGTCGCGTCCGGGCTGGGTCGCGTCCCGGCTG
This DNA window, taken from Takifugu flavidus isolate HTHZ2018 unplaced genomic scaffold, ASM371156v2 ctg209, whole genome shotgun sequence, encodes the following:
- the pus1 gene encoding tRNA pseudouridine synthase A isoform X2; the protein is MMSGGVDQKIQQLKRVQEGDEDCVTKRRKTDVEPSNEDRRYPKKKVALLMAYSGKGYYGMQRNPGSSEFRTIEDDLVAALVKSGCIPQNHGDDMKKMSFQRCARTDKGVSAAGQVVSLKLLLIDDLTEKINEHLPPQIRILGVKRVTQGFNSKNNCDARTYAYMLPTVAFSPKDFDAAGTAPSFRLQPETLQRVNHLFAHYKGTHNFHNFTSQKAPNDPSARRYITHMLCGEPFIRGDTEFAVITVRGQSFMLHQIRKMIGLVIAVIKGYAGEEVMERSWGPQKVDVPKAPGLGLVLEKVHFDRYNKRFGGDGLHERLEWEEQEEAVQAFKEAYIYPTIMETERQEGSMVSWMNTLPIHDFEASAGEAQDGCRLQPRPESTNGDIVNEGHISD
- the pus1 gene encoding tRNA pseudouridine synthase A isoform X1, with translation MLKIRPVFAAFVRQSVTSERTGILSWVVDMMSGGVDQKIQQLKRVQEGDEDCVTKRRKTDVEPSNEDRRYPKKKVALLMAYSGKGYYGMQRNPGSSEFRTIEDDLVAALVKSGCIPQNHGDDMKKMSFQRCARTDKGVSAAGQVVSLKLLLIDDLTEKINEHLPPQIRILGVKRVTQGFNSKNNCDARTYAYMLPTVAFSPKDFDAAGTAPSFRLQPETLQRVNHLFAHYKGTHNFHNFTSQKAPNDPSARRYITHMLCGEPFIRGDTEFAVITVRGQSFMLHQIRKMIGLVIAVIKGYAGEEVMERSWGPQKVDVPKAPGLGLVLEKVHFDRYNKRFGGDGLHERLEWEEQEEAVQAFKEAYIYPTIMETERQEGSMVSWMNTLPIHDFEASAGEAQDGCRLQPRPESTNGDIVNEGHISD